The sequence ACCACCCGGCTTGCAAGGTACCACCCGGGGTTTTGGCCACCCGGGGTACCCTACTAGGATGTCACCACACTCCCAGGTGATCTAGCGGTGACCCTATCCTACGTCAGCCCTAAACGCTTCGTACTGCGTATGTCAGAGATTCTGTTAGAGGTCGTTTCAGCTTCTGGAGCACGCTACTATCATCCGTGTCGTTGAATTCAAAATAAACGACTCAGATTGCTTTGGCCCTCTCGAGTATTTAATCCGCATGACCCCCCATTATTTTACTCATTGTCTTTCTTCCTGCACGATCGTCTTCTGGATTTCCGCTCCTTTCTTCTGCTTCCCTCACCCGTTCCTTTGCCATTTCTTATTTGCTCTTTAAACTGTAAGTTCCTTCTTCTCTTATGTCTACCGGTACCTCCTCCACCTCTGGGGCAAATGCCAAAGGCTCGCCTAGAGATGAAGTGCCAAGCGGTAGTTCGAGCGATGCTCGCTCCGCCTCTGCTCTTCCTTCCCGGCCGCATTTTTCTAGAAAAACCTCCCGTTCTAAAACTTCCGCGGCTTCATCTTCCCACATGAAGGGAAAAGGCAAGAAGAAAGTTAAGAACCCTACGCCCCTTTCCTTTGCCCCTCCAGCCCTAGGTTGGTATACTTATCTTCCCAGCACTCTATCTCAAGGTGCTGCGGAGGAATTACGTGGTTCAGGGGAAATCACCTTGTCGTATTCGTTATTCCACCCGTTACCAGGGAGCACCCCCGACACCCCTCCGGCAGGCTGTTATACCTTCTTCCGAGACCAAATCCGCAGTGGTCTTCGATTTCCTATTCCTCCCTTCTACCTGGCAATTGCCGATTTCTTCAGAGTTCCTGTCAACCAATTCCACCCCAACTCCTTCCGCATTATGGCCTCTACCTACATTCTTTTTAAAATGCATAATTTAGCTATCACCCCTCTCGTgcttcattatttttttacctGCCGATATAACGAAGGGGCCTTTTCCCTAGCTGCCCGGCTAAACGCCCGTTTTCTTACTGATATTCCCTCTTCTTTGAAGGGATGGAAAGAAAGGTATTTTTTCATCCGTCCCCCGGCGCCTTTTGTTTTTAGGACCAGGTTCCTGTCCAGTCTTCCCCCGCAACCTGAGCTCCCTGACCATTATAAAGTCGAGGAGCCTTATGTTCGCATCCTGGCCTTAGTGGGCAATAAAAACTTTTCTTCTCCTGTCCTTTTAACAAACGAGAACATGATAGCCTACGGGTTGAGTACCCGGGTGGAAGATCCCCTTAACCAGGTGATCGATGCATATGGTGCCCCGGGAGCTCAACCTGGTAATTTGTGCTTTCCTACTTTTGGttccccttttttttttttcttttttccctttttaaataTCTTGAATTGATATGCTTCTTTTGGTGTAGATTCGTCCGAGCTGAGAGGCAAGCCGCTAAAGCCAAAGCCCAGGCTTTGGCTGAGAAGAGGAAAAAAGCCCGGGAAGAAGAAGAGAGCCGCTCTATCTTACCCGGCACCCAGCGTCCTCCTGTCTCTGCGACTATTCTCCTGGTCCAGACTATCCTGCCCGGTGCTTTTCCCCTTCTTACGGCCCAGGGGGTCTTCGAATGCCGAGATATGGGATTGACTGCTCCCCAGTCGAAATCTCAGATGCAGCTGTCTTTGTCCGCCGAGGACTTGGAGGACGTGATACCCTTGTCTCAACGTAAGAGAAAAGCTACCCGGGAACCAGATATGATCATTCTATCTGACGCGGAGGATGCCGTTAAGCAAGACAGGCCCCTGGTGACGAGCTGGGACATTCAGCCGTCCAGTATGGAGCACTTGGGTTGTGCTTGGGAAAACCGAGTAGAGCCTTCTACCTGGAACTCGCGGTTTCCCCTCTTCCTTACAGGGACTACCTCCTCTAAGGCTGCTGCGGTCCAAAGTTTGTTGTCTTCTGATGAACGGACTTCCCTGTCGGTGAGGGGTGTTACCTCTAAGTTCTCGAAAGGCATCTCTCATGCCTATACGGTGCGTCTAGATCTCGTACTTTATTACCACCATTATCTTTCTTCGGTTTTAATTCATATTCGTTTTACAGGGTTTATGCATGCTGGCCAACGCCCTGGAGGAGACGAACTCTACCCTTAACCGGGTAAGAGAAAAAAGTCATGCCTTTGAGGAGCACATGACCCAACTCCGGCTACGAGCCGCCATCATTCAGGAGATGCATGAAGCAGAGATGCGCTCTGCTGTAGAGAGCTCTCGGGCAGAGGTTACTCAAGTGCAGGAGGAGTTGCGGAAGAAGCTATCAGATGCCCAGGACCAGTACTCAAGGAAAATTGCATCCCTTCGGTCCCAACTAGAGGAGATGTCGGGAGACCTACGCCGGACCCAAGAAGAAAATGGTGTAGCCCAGCGAAGGGCGGAAGGACTCCAACTCTCTGCAGAGAAAATGTAGGCTATGCTGACCGTGGCCCGCACCGAGGTAGATATGTATCATTTCGTGGCCTCGGACACTATCCAAGCTTTGGAGGCACGGTCGAGTTCTGAGGCTGACTGGAAACAGTCTTTCCTGTCTTCTCAAGAGTTCGAAAAAATAGTAATAGATAGGTCCTTTGAATTTTTTACCCAAGGTTTTGATCTTTGTTCAGCGCAATATGAGGAGGCCGGGCTAGTTCAGCAGGGGGTTCCTGATCTTAACCAGGCCATTGCTTCTCTGCCTTCCGGGCCAACGGGCAAAGGAGAAGAACCTCGGTAGAAAACAACCTTGCCCTAGATTTTAATCCATAgactttgatttttctttttcagTAGATAATTTTTGTAAGCTGCCTTTTGTAATCTTTCCTTTATTTGAATGACAGATTTTTCTTTATTCTAAAAAGCTTTTTATTCTTGCCTATCTCTTTGTTATGAGCTTGTAATGTTTAAGGAAAACCATTTGTTTTCCATTGTCTAGTGGATAATGATTTACCGCGCTCTTGAATTATCACGGgcgtttgagtaccagggtggtagatcacctgggtttacTGTGGGGCCAGGGTGGCGGATCACCCGGACTTACagtgctcgtgaattaccacgggcgtttgagtaccagggtggtagatcacctgggtttacTGTGGTGCCAGGGTGGCGGATCACCTGGACTTACagtgctcgtgaattaccacgggtgtttgagtaccagggtggtagatcacctaGGTTTACTGTGGTGCCAGGGTGGCggatcacctggacttatagtgctcgtgaattaccacgggcgtttgagtaccagggtggtagatcacctgggtttacTGTGGTGCCAGGGTGGCGGATCACCTGGACTTACagtgctcgtgaattaccacgggcgtttgagtaccagggtggtagatcacctgggtttacTGTGGTGCCAGGGTGGCGGATCACCTGGACTTACagtgctcgtgaattaccacgggcgtttgagtaccagggtggtagatcacctgggtttacTATGGTGCCAGGGTGGCGGATCACCTGAACTTACagtgctcgtgaattaccacgggcgtTTGAGTACaagggtggtagatcacctgggtttacTGTGGTGCCAGGGTGGCGGATCACCTGGACTTATTGTGTTCGTGCTTATAATAAATACAAACATACTTTTTATATAACCGGCAAAAACATAATTTACAGGTGCGTTTTGCACTTTCAAGAGTAATAAGACTTAAGATGCACCGTGTTCCAGGGCCTTTGTAGGGCCTTGCCCCGGCTGTCTTCTAAGTACCAGACGTTACTCCCTACCCTTCGAGTTATTTTGTAAGGTCCTTCCCATTTTGCTTCTAGTTTTCTCACCTCACCTGCTGGGTTAACCTTCTTTAAAACCAAGTCTCCTATCTAGAAATCTCGGGGTTTGATCTTCTGATTGAACGCCTTGATTATTCTACTTCGATAAGCCTCAGTTCGGATAGCGGCCCACTCTCTTTTCTCCTCAACCAGGTCTAGCTCTTGCGTCCGATCCCCGGCTTCTCCCTCCTGGTAGGCTTTCACCCGTGGGGAGATCTGTCCAATTTCTACTGGGATCACGGCCTCGGATCCATATACCAGGTTGAAAGGTGTTTCCCCTGTGGCCGTCCGCGGGGTAGTGCGATAAGACCATAACACACCGGGGACCTCCTCCACCCAACTCTTACCCGCCCCAAAGAGCCGGGTCTGCAGGGATTGGATGATGGTCCTGTTAGTTACTTCCGTTTGTCCATTGCCATGCGGATATGCTACGGAGGTGAATGTCTGCTTTATCTTCATCTCTGTGCACCAATGCTTCATTTTCTTTCCCTAGAACTGCCTCCCATTGTCCGAGACGAGCTTCCGGGGCAAGCCGAATCGGCAGACAATGTTCTTCCAAATTAATCCCAACACCGCTTCTTCCGTGATTTTTGCCAAGGGTTCGGCCTCTACCCACTTAGAGAAATAATCCACCGCAACTAGTAAGAACTTCTTTTGCCCGGGGCCCGGAGGGAGCGGTCCCACAATGTCCATGCCCCACTGATCAAAAGGACACGAGGCCCactgtaaggcccaaaaatattaagttcttaattacgggatttaatatttaaattccgaataagagagaaaatatgaatttaagaatttatgaaaattagagatttcaatttcgggtcagaaatatttaatttgaggatttttggattttaagattttaatatccgaaattcttaaattaaaagattaaaaatatttacaattgatatttatgaaatttaagatgtgaattccaagatgataaatatcaaggatttaatttgaggatgaaatccgagcaaggacccatttgcaaatattgagtagttcaaggactaaaatgcgataaggtccgaaatgatttaattttaatccgaaaatatttaatttgagaatatttagagtttagaattaaattctattatttttaaattatttaggattgaaattgaattaaaagattggtcgaggaccaaattgcaattattgaagaattcagggactaaactgcaaataggtCAATATATATCTTATTCCATCTTTGTTTCAGCAGAATTCACGCGAATCATCAGGGGAGAAAATCAGAAAACCTTTCCAAGTCACTTTTATCCCTTTAAACTccaatatcttttgatccgcccggtagaattttcgattgatcgtatatttgcgatcacagctccgagtgctacgttttgacgtaagttttatgaagttctaccatgtttgaattttaagttgttgttagaattacgatttgattgtataaacatgttctagcatatatgatgatagcatatctaagacggatcgagaaaagatcgtcgtttggacatgttttggaattttaaaagaattttcgaaattctgaatttatgaGGCTGATGATTTCGAGATTATGCTattgaattggtgatgatattgagTTTACATGATTAACAAgatgatgtttaagcttttgaaaagatcgaaatcgtatcgttacgtcaccggttcaagattttgaattgctaTGCATTCTAAAGGTTTAGAgctcatgtagtgacccttacccgcatcacctactaaacagaacttaggtatgcaattaacttaattaaacaaatatcagaataaaactgcgaaaaccaataatattatacaatcccaagtaaaggaatctgtaatttatccaaataatatacaaccaaatcgaatagctgtataaacccaaacaacagtaataaaacctagacgaagctccagctggccaaccactgactagcccctcctggatccaccctcctcgtccaatcgcaaacctgccccatggaatagggtgtccagaaacacagagtacgagacgtgagcataaaacgctcagtacgagagtatgagtatacatgcatgcaaagtgaactccctatagactcgaggtcaaggatcagataacagagacagaccgggccctggtatgtagcacgctgtgccgtcgtttcaggaggtggctcccataccgagataaccgtggatacactggacccaaatcgatggaagtccatccactagcaggatagggtacaaccctactaacagacatctcgaaagatatacagcaagatgcaaatgaatacagcataaatcaatgacatataaaccatgcagtcacataatacatgcatactcagtcaggatatctcgaacagtacttccgtacctcaaaacagtgcaagctctaccaactctaggtccacgcctatagtctgctctacactgccaaatgatactactatcattaaagtgctctaaaagtcttaactaagctattgcatactcctaaatatttataggaagcaaaagttataccttcgtccgtcgttagccctttgatgtcgatgcctccagaacttgggcacaactccactacgacttccgaacgcctcgccgaccgcctggtcaagcctaggaaggctagaacaactcgaatagactagaaaggagagggaaacactcggaattggcaattggaaatgaagcctcggccctctatttatagacaacgatcggaacttccgatcctcgatcggaacgtccgaacctcgatcggaacgtccgatcctgccatcggagctttcgaagatcctgatctgccacgtgtcaaaatatcacttgttgaatctggataggggtgatcggagtttccgatcctgatcggagcttccgatctaaccacacgtcatggatgacgtaatatcatcggtgcctccgatcgctcatcggagcttccgatcctgttcggagcttccgatcgtgccttcggagcttccgatccgtccgatacccaatttatttaattaacattaatcctttaattactcaattagggtacgggctactacattctcccccacttaagatatttcgtcatcgaaatcagatcttaagtactgaatgtaatacagaaatcaaaaacattctttattcaaatcaaacgtttacagagtttgcaactaaatacaacttaagaatgaaatcaaaacaactcaggatggtcttcacgcatcctgtcctcaagctcccaagtagcttcctcagtgcctcggcgctgccactgaactaaaaccaaaggaatgacttttttccgtaaaaccttatccttataatccaggatacgaataggtttctcaacataggtcaaatccttgttcacctgaatctcagaccgctgcagaatatgagattcatccgccacataccgtcgcaacagagatacgtggaacacgtcgtgaatactggatagatgcggtggcaaagctagtcgataagccaaatcgccaatgctctccaagatctcaaacggaccgataaatctgggagacaacttgcccttaaggccaaatctgagaatcttgcagaaaggtgacactctcggaaacactttctccccgacatcgaactgcaaaggcctacgcttgatattagcatagctggcctgacgatcctgtgcagtcttaattcgtttcttgatctgatcaacaatgtctatcgcctgctggataaactccggtccctcagcctgtctctcccccacttctttccagaagagtggagtacgacaaggTCGCcagtacaatgcctcaaaaggtgccatcccaatactagtatgatagctgttgttgtacgcgaactcgatcaatggcaaatgatcctgccaggctgaaccaaaatccatgacgcacgctctaagcatatcctccaaagtacggatagtgcgctctgactgaccatcagtctccggatgataggcagtactcaaactaagagtagtacccatcgcacgctgaacactcccccagaatctagaagtgaacctggggtcccgatcgctgacaatgctcacaggcactccatgaagtcgaacgatctcctgaatgtacatccgtgccatgcgatccacagagtactctcggctataggcaatgaaatgcgctgacttggtaagtcggtccaccacaacccagatagcatcacagttcctcggggataacggcaaatgggtcacaaagtccattgtgataaactcccatttccattcaggaataggcaaactgtgaagcaatcctccaggtcgtcggtgctctgccttgacctgttgacacaccaaacatctcgaaacaaactgataaacattgcgtttcattcccttccatcagaaacgagtacgtagatctttgtacatcttgttgctcccaggatgaatactcaacttagtgcgatgtgcctgagaaaaaatcttctctcgcaactcttcatcctgcggaatcacaagcctaccagacaaacacagaaagccatctgactgattatgaaatccagacgagctaccctcgttagctagacgagctaaacgctgggtcttcgaatcagacatctgagcatctcggatccgcgaatacaaggctggctcagataatatcgcaaacatctggatactctgcatacctttcttatgcttgaaggtataacctaaagtacaacagtcactgattgcactagacatcgaacaagtctgaagtgcggatagtcgcaccttgcgactcaaggcatcagcggtgagattagcagctcccggatggtacttaatctcgcaatcatagtccttaagcaagtccatccaacgtctctgcctcatgttcaactccgcctgagtgaacaaatacttgagactcttatggtcggtgaagatctcaaatttctcgccatacagataatgacgccagatcttcaaagcgaacacaatggctgccaattccaaatcatggactgggtagttgtcctcgtgaagcttcagctgtctagaagcgtatgcgatcacatgcccattctgattcaggacacaacctaacccctgaagagaagcatccgtgtaaaccacataccctccagatcctgacggtaatgccaacaccggcgcagaagtcaactgccgtcgaagctcacagaaattctcctcacactcggaggaccactcgaagtccacacccttgcgagtaagctgcgtcaaaggtcgagctagttgagagaagttcagaatgaagcgacgataataccctgctagacccagaaaactacggatctcagcaactgtcatcggacgcgaccaattaagtaccgcttcaatcttgcttggatcaacagaaatcccctccctggatatgatatggccaagaaagaccactctatccatccagaactcacatttgctcagcttggcgtactgaaagagtaggtgcccggtgagccaacttgtggctaagggctttgatgactctttgtataaacaatcttttgtttaatattatttacacttttattaatggcaatgactttatctttcttcatattgttatattgtgatatactattattgttttgataaagaccttgaatatactatagtgtatgtaagatgtggtagaacatggggatgtctatcatgaaacacatcttatagtcactgtatattctaaattgttcctagtcgattgagccgtccgataataaggataaggatcgctcgagtttgagactagcatttgcgatgcagagtaccacgtttcattggtaaggaacatagagatgttcgaagcatgcaaatggatattcatacgatgaatgatcgaactaccctatccggacttttcaagtggttatcacttatcaagtggataaagtccgcggttttggttgtacaccattagtccttactacttgaaacatcattgagactctatatgctagtactgtgctttgactcgtttaccgactctattggggtcatcaggtgtcgggattgggtacagttacaacacatataagagtcgatgctttgttgtcaaggattcaccacatacttgcgagtgtggatatcctatgcgatctgaggagatattagtgtgtgacgaatctctggccagagtacatgatgtgttttaagaaatggtttcttagtaacacatgcgatgtcactatttgatcttcaagatgtattgcatagttatcgaatctcgaacgactctcgatttaccaatggttgttgattcgatcgggatatatggatgaagggaccgtattgtacgctaaccaaaatctattggttcttgcaggcactatcagtgatacctagggaatcatggggtgatgttgctaggcgctcttaccatgattcgatgggcaagtcggaaattgttgttccgagtcacaaggagttgtgagcccacggctagctgtatccctgaaccattgagggtcacacagagtaatggatttttaatccccgttgagatagttaaatttaaagagttaaatttaatgaacaaagaaattggacttc comes from Henckelia pumila isolate YLH828 chromosome 4, ASM3356847v2, whole genome shotgun sequence and encodes:
- the LOC140861841 gene encoding uncharacterized protein, coding for MKHWCTEMKIKQTFTSVAYPHGNGQTEVTNRTIIQSLQTRLFGAGKSWVEEVPGVLWSYRTTPRTATGETPFNLVYGSEAVIPVEIGQISPRVKAYQEGEAGDRTQELDLVEEKREWAAIRTEAYRSRIIKAFNQKIKPRDF